A single region of the Methylocystis echinoides genome encodes:
- a CDS encoding elongation factor G, whose protein sequence is MGETHSSHEARARGSRLIALAGPFQSGKTTLLEAILTHAGAIPRQGAVAAGASVGDASPEARAHRMSVEANVATVDFMGDSYTFVDLPGSVEFAHEARNILPAVDAAIVVCEADERKVPALQLVLRELEEFGVPHLLFLNKIDATTIDVRDALTILQPASRTPLLLRQIPIWNNGVAVGFIDLALERAYVYREHAPSEVVDIPKGESTTEKEARYSMLERLADYDDALMEELISDIEPPRDQVFDDLTKELRAGLVAPLFIGSAERGAGVTRLLKALRHEAPGVAEARARLGVAESGPALARVLRTVHTSHGGKLSIARVLRGGFDDGETVLSVNGEDRISGLSRLLGANMSKLSRVHEGDVVAFGRLDHAQTGDTLVADARADRSALATHAPAPDPVHAVALVVKDRKDEMRLAAAVAKLVEEDPSLVFVHDQEMSQIKLYGQGEMHLRVALERLQSRFSVAVEVTKPTVAYRETIRHKVTVRGRHKKQSGGHGQFGDVVLEVGPRGRGEGFAFSERVHGGAVPKQYFSSVEAGCQDALIHGPLGFPVVDVEAVLTDGSYHTVDSSDMAFRTAARIGMSEALGKADPILLEPVLAVDIYVPNEAMSRATGIASGRRGQIMGFGPREGWDGWDKLEALIPEAEMDNLIVELRSATAGAGFFRARFDHLAEVVGKQARDIVAAHAGHHAARAAVG, encoded by the coding sequence ATGGGCGAGACGCACTCTTCCCACGAAGCGAGAGCGCGGGGCTCCCGGCTGATCGCGCTGGCCGGTCCCTTCCAAAGCGGCAAGACCACTCTTCTCGAAGCCATTCTGACACATGCGGGCGCCATTCCCCGACAGGGGGCCGTCGCCGCCGGCGCGAGCGTGGGCGACGCCAGCCCGGAAGCGCGCGCGCATCGGATGAGCGTGGAGGCGAATGTCGCCACCGTCGACTTCATGGGCGACAGCTACACATTCGTCGACCTTCCGGGTTCGGTCGAGTTCGCGCATGAGGCGCGCAACATTCTCCCCGCGGTGGACGCCGCCATCGTCGTCTGCGAGGCGGACGAGCGCAAGGTTCCGGCGCTGCAGCTGGTGCTGCGCGAGCTGGAGGAATTCGGCGTTCCGCATCTGCTGTTCCTCAACAAGATCGACGCCACGACGATCGATGTGCGCGATGCGTTGACCATCCTGCAACCCGCCTCGCGCACGCCGCTGCTGCTGCGTCAGATTCCGATCTGGAACAATGGCGTCGCCGTCGGCTTCATTGATCTCGCGCTCGAGCGCGCCTATGTCTATCGCGAGCACGCGCCGTCCGAAGTCGTCGACATTCCAAAAGGCGAGAGCACGACGGAGAAGGAGGCGCGCTACTCCATGCTGGAGCGCCTCGCCGATTACGACGACGCGCTGATGGAGGAGCTGATTTCCGACATCGAGCCGCCGCGCGACCAGGTGTTCGACGATCTGACGAAGGAGTTGCGCGCGGGCCTCGTCGCGCCGCTCTTCATCGGGTCGGCGGAACGCGGCGCGGGCGTCACACGGCTGCTGAAGGCGCTTCGGCACGAGGCCCCGGGCGTCGCAGAGGCGCGTGCGCGTCTCGGCGTCGCGGAAAGCGGGCCGGCGCTAGCGCGCGTCCTGCGCACGGTGCATACGTCGCATGGCGGCAAGCTCTCCATCGCCCGCGTGCTGCGCGGCGGGTTCGACGATGGCGAGACCGTCCTTTCGGTGAATGGCGAGGATCGCATTTCCGGCCTGTCGCGGTTGCTCGGCGCAAATATGTCGAAGCTGTCCCGCGTGCACGAAGGAGATGTCGTCGCTTTCGGTCGGCTCGATCATGCGCAGACCGGCGACACGCTTGTCGCCGACGCGCGCGCGGATCGCTCGGCGCTCGCGACACATGCGCCGGCGCCTGATCCGGTCCATGCCGTTGCGCTCGTCGTGAAGGATCGCAAGGACGAGATGCGGCTCGCGGCGGCGGTGGCGAAACTCGTCGAGGAAGATCCCTCGCTCGTCTTCGTGCACGATCAGGAGATGTCGCAGATCAAGCTCTACGGCCAGGGCGAGATGCATTTGCGGGTGGCGCTGGAGCGTCTGCAATCACGTTTCAGCGTCGCGGTGGAGGTGACGAAGCCGACCGTCGCCTATCGCGAGACCATCCGCCACAAGGTGACGGTGCGCGGTCGCCACAAGAAGCAGTCCGGCGGCCATGGCCAGTTCGGCGATGTGGTGCTGGAGGTCGGGCCGCGCGGGCGTGGGGAGGGCTTCGCCTTTTCCGAGCGCGTGCATGGCGGCGCCGTGCCAAAGCAATATTTCTCCTCCGTCGAGGCGGGCTGTCAGGACGCGCTGATCCATGGCCCGCTCGGCTTCCCCGTCGTCGACGTCGAGGCCGTGCTGACGGACGGCTCGTATCACACGGTGGATTCCTCCGACATGGCGTTTCGCACCGCCGCGCGCATCGGCATGAGCGAGGCGCTCGGCAAAGCGGACCCGATCCTGCTTGAGCCGGTTCTGGCCGTCGACATCTACGTGCCGAACGAAGCCATGTCGCGCGCGACGGGCATCGCGTCAGGGCGTCGCGGTCAGATCATGGGCTTCGGCCCGCGCGAAGGCTGGGACGGCTGGGACAAGCTCGAGGCGCTGATCCCTGAAGCCGAGATGGACAATCTCATCGTCGAGCTTCGGTCGGCGACGGCGGGCGCCGGTTTCTTCCGCGCGCGTTTCGACCATCTCGCCGAAGTCGTGGGCAAGCAGGCGCGAGACATCGTCGCGGCCCATGCCGGCCATCATGCCGCGCGCGCGGCGGTGGGGTAG